The window tttttgGAGCCTAGGCAATCCAAAAAGTCCAGCCTAACACATCCATTTCGGCTTGGGTGAGatgggtttttaattttatcagcAATTAAAAGAATAGAGGTAAAATTTCAACTTGAATCACAGAGAGGAACCTGAACAGGTTGGAAATGGAGGAAGAATCGCTTCGCGTGTTAAGACTTGGGGGAAGTCTGAACGTGGGAATGGAACTTAACCGACGCGACGTGCTCGAGGTGCTCTGTAGAAAGAGGATTTTTCGGTCTGCTTTAAATGAATGTAATTGGTTACGCTCCATATTTATTACATCTCTTTCGTATCCTATATTATTTGACGAGAAGGTGAATCATACATCACACAGagatttagatttattttataataaaaaaaattataattttatgtattatattaaattatattaataaatttatttttctataatctataaaatattcatcttatttcatataaataagaaaaggcAATAGAATTTCTAATGTCTTGGGTATTGAGGTATAAtacatcattattatttattattttattattattttttacatactttttactactatttaatattttttcattattattcacaaaatatctgaaaatacttAACCATCCAAACGTAATCttaaggagaggtttggatttaaaactcacctcaactaatctcaactcattttatctcatcattacaatttttttaaattctcatacaaaatataataaacaatttaattttttcaaatctcaagataacttttccaaattctcgctctaaatataataaataattcaatttttattctactattcaaacttttaaaagtttaaatctaatttgaaatttaaaaaaaaattaatattttccattccatctatttttttaattaggcaAGAAAGAGAATCAGTTGTGACAGTTAATGAATTAATTTGTCggaaaatttattgaaataaattccTTCTATCTGTAAACGCCAAGGTCTTACAAGGACACCTTCTTCCTGAATAAGAAGTCATGATTTTAggaataaaagtagcattttttaTGGATCATTAACAATCATGCCAATAAAAATGACCTCCTCATTCGAGAATAGGGGCTCATGTTGTTTGCTAAAGATAAACATCATCAATGATATAAGCTTGTTCCAAGACCCAGCTTCATTTTCTCGTCCATTCATTGAATTCTGCTGCTTACAAATCAGTGTGATTtaactcatattaaaaaaataataataataaagctcATTTTTTATGCTAATTCTCAAGCTTGTCACATTAACGATATGATATGTTTTGTGTTAATTCTCAAGCTTAGATACTGCAAATGGAGCTGAACAATGAACATAAAGATAATCAGATGAAACACTCTGGGATCACTAGTTTTAACTTACAGACTCTAAAGTTTTTCACCAGCAATGCTTTCCCCGAGAAGCAGGTGAACTTGAATCATGAATTCTGGAtattaaaataaaggaaacCTGTTCTTTCTGGTTTCTTTCtccaaaatcaaatgaattTGAAGAATGATATGGACAGGCACAGCAATAACTTAGGTGTCTGAGATGGAAGACAAACATATCCATCCCCACCCAgttctttcttctttaaaataatttttttgtctaGAGCAAACTAGCTTTGTGCTCTAAGCAAAAGCTATTTGAAAGAATCAATGATTTCCGGGCTTAGCCCCAACTATAGACGGAGCGGCGCCTCTGGTTGTCTTGACATAGGCAAGATATTCACTGTAATGCATTGTAAACAGCGTGCTCTGATAACGTGTCAGCAGTATACGCTTTCGGAGGGACTCAGTAATGGTGCCATTGTACCCGGCTTTTCGCATCAGTGAATCTATTGCCTCCGTTTTTGTCCAAGCTAAAACCAAAGTACacacatgaaaataaaacttgagTAACTGAACAAAACTGCACTTTTACACACAAATCTAACACTTCTGTTAGAGGGATGAGAAGGGGGAGGGGGACTCAAACGCACTTTCAAGAATCAAGGGTATCCTTTGAATAAACATCATATTCTTCTTTGACATATAAACCTAGCAAATAATGTAGCTCTACTTTACAAGAAACGAATATATAGGATAACCATCTAGTCACCTGGCTTTCCATCTGAATACGTGACAGAAAGAGGCACATACTGAGTTTTTTAATCTGTTTTACACGtacaattttaatttagaattgcTAAAGCATGAGAGTAACAATGAGAACTTGAAACAGTATTTGTAGTAAAACTGACCAATATATGACCCAGTTAAAGAAAAAACCAATACATGAAGTTGAACAGTTGGGATGAGTAAACATGGGTTCTCTAGAGAAACTGGATGAAGACGCAAAATATTAAACAGAGAAACAAGACCTATGGGTCATCTACTTAAAATCAATTTGACACAAAAGAGTAATATATTGCAAGTAGATTATAGTACAATTCTGCAGCTCAAAGAATTTCAGTGGATTAGGGATGTGCATGTTGGATAAGCATGCTTGGATATGTAAtatggtattcctccgccacaagtgagggctttaatataatttaaggGACATTgacctcttaaaaaaaataaaagatcacagAATTTCAACCTATATGTTAatgaaaataactaaaaaaagtTTACCCAATTGATTGGCATGTACTGTAGCGAGAATTGTTACCTTCTTGGGCAGCCACCTCAGGCAAATATGTGGCACTTCGCCTTGTATTATTGTCTGGATCGGTAAACTCAATAATTATCCCATGCTTTCCAACCTGCAGTAAAAACTCACTAAGCACACAAAGTGGGAAAAGAAggcaaaaataaacatataccACAAGAATTCACCATGTAAAACAAAAGTTATCCCATTGTGAATCCCTACTATGCTACTCCTATGTGTTATTAGATTCAGCATTTGATCATCAACCTCCACCATGGTATGagaattacaaattaaaatatttaaacaatcaATCCCATGCACTAACCAATGCGCTGAATGGTCCAATCAGCACAAGAAGGTTCATGGCAATCAACCAATCTGAAAACTCCATCCATCAAATTATTGTACGTTTGAAAGAAGCTATATGGTAAACCAATATCCCAAAAGAACATCTACCATCAACTTCATACAATTACAGGTTTATCAACATCAGTCAATCTCActgttaaaacttaaaatcattCCTAAATAGAGTCACAACAATAATATACAAATAGTCAGAATCAACCTATAAGGCATTCTTGGGGTAGAAAATGCTATCAGATTTTATGAGCATGAAAAGGATCATAAGagaagataataaattaaatgtcAATAGATTGTAACCTAAAGTACCACCAAACTCGAAACAAGGGAACCAGCAGATACCTCCCAATCAAGATAGTGGTTAGCAGTTTCATAATCAATCAGAATGGAAACTGTGCACTCCAAAAAGGGTAATTCTTTAGCCTGTATGGGGGGAAACCTGCGGTCCTTCAAAGCACTGTGATGCATTacagataaaaagaaaagagattcAGAGGGATGCAATAGaactaacaacaaaataagGATTACGAcagccaaacaaaaaaaaaaacaccaatagCAAATTATCCTTGTTCTCCAGGCCAGACAAGCTCTAGATGAGACAACAACAACCCAGCTTAACCCCAGGCCTAAATCTAGGTTTAACTGGACCAACCTTAACAGGGGTAACAAAAGAAGCAGCAATATCTTCAGTGGTGACCAACTACAGATACGACCCAACGTTAGTCTTTTGACAGAATAAAACTTCCCAAGCCACAGATATAAGAAGCTTCACTATCCAATAAATCTTAACTACTTCTGCAATTATAAGTGATTTTGTGTGACCTATATATAGTTGTGATTGCTATTTTTTCTGCCAACTGCCAATTAGTAAGTATCAAAAGCACACACTATAACGCATCATGTGTTCCATACAGCTGGTCTGCACACACGCATATCATTCGTCACCATCATATATGCAGTTGAAGCTTACTCCAAATACAAggcaaaaaaatagaaaagaatacAGTAAGTATAAACGTCCACGAGTGAGAAGTATATgcagcaaaatattttttgttttgtttacttataaaaaaaagtatatgcaGCAAAATATACAATCCTTGAATAGCTAAGATGCAAAGGACATGCTTTCCAAAAATACCTGGTTAGAGCATAGTCCTTGAATCCATTAATCAACCAACGAGCTTCTAGAGTTCCAATACATCCACGTAAACGAGGCTCCCCTCCATTCACCACTTTCTTCCAAGTAACAAATAATGGACTGGGACAAAGAGTATGGAAAATGATCAACTCACACCTCTTTTACAACTATTGTACAACTCTATATGAAATGGAGGGTAGTTTTCTAAAACTGAAAtccatttttaatgaagtgacatGATTGCATTGGTATTGTAAAATCTTTGTAAAAGAGTTCTCAATGTATCATTATCGTAAGAGTAGTATTTGTGTCAGAGAAGAATATCATGCAATACAAAGTCTGGTGTGCAAATCACAAGGTAATGCATCTCTTACTTCATAGCATTCTTTAAGCTATACATATTCGAGCCCTATCAAACTCACTTGGGTCTGATTTCAAGGAGCAACTTACTGATCAGTGTAAGTCTATAAATTATAGTTTTGCATAATTCAAGTGTCCATATAATTGGGTCACATATAAAAAACAGGTTGTACAGGCATGCATTTCATTTTCAGGCTTGAGAAAACCCAAAAATGACTATCTAAGTTTTCACATATGTAGACACCAGAAGAGAAGATCAAATAAAATGTCAACATTACGTTTTTTCTAGTCCTCTAATTTAACCCCCACCCTCCCTTTCTCCTtccaagaaaaaacaaaagaacataatAGGTTCAGAATACTCACTATAAGATAGTGGAGTTAGCTACCCATGGTAAGTCACTAAGTCAGGGAGTACCAACTGTCAATGCTGCTGATGTAAATATTAATCATGCGATGTTATATTTAACACAATTCAAAATTGTTAAATTAGTTATCAACTTTTTGTGTTGAAAAACAAACTACAGTATACCTTGGAAATGCCAATACTAATATTTGGATGAAAAgttaatactataatatatgaatGTACTCAAGAGTCTGCCCTGTCCCCAGCTCGACCCTATCACAGATTAACCAACCCACTTTAAGATTGAATTCATCTTACAGGAGCTATAATTAGCCTCAAAATAATTCTCCATTTAGTATAGACACCCTCCATTTATCCATATCCATAAAGCTCACATGAACTCtaatcataacaaaaaaaaaaaaaaaaaactttagataGCAATCCCAATAAGCAACACCTGAAcgagagaggaaaataaaaataaaaataaaaacttagatTTCGGACATAAATGAAAAccagaagaaaaacaaatagtagtaattataataacaaCTAAACCGTTATTAACTTCGGGACCAAAACAAACTCCACTGGCAAAATTGAACtgggcaaaaaagaaaaatgaataaaaaactcTGAAAATTAAGAACATAACAATCGATGAAACCCAAGGAGTCATATCACATCCAATACATCAAAACACATCCATCAGCCCCGCCTACAAGTACGtgcatacatatataagataaataaagagacagagagagagagagatactggTGACCCTCATCGAAGGCGGGTGGAGGAGCATCTTCGCTGTTGTAGTGAGAGACGAGCGTGTCGAAGCAGTAAACCACCATCTCACGGTTCGCCGACACCATTTTCTCTTTGCCGAAACGTCAAACAaacaggaaaggaaaaaaaaaaaaaaaaggaacgcCCTGAAGTAGATACGATCCTACTGTGATCAGATTTCTTGGGAGCGGATATCGCAACTATATACTTATTATGTTAAcggagaaagagggagagagattggTGCCTGAAATAATTGCGGATCATGGAAGAGCGAGAAACTACATACATATGCTAgcacacctctctctctctctctacactctgcgtctctcttcctccctctttcttcttcttttgtgttCCTACTTCCCATAAagacaaattaatggaaaataaaaactaaagaaaatacatTGGTATTTAGATTCCTAGAATACCCTTGACTATCCCATTAATAACGAGATAACCTCTGCCACTCACAGTTGCTGAGCTTTTGCTTTAGGACTTCAGGCCCTCAGGGCTGTCCTTTTTGTTCGAAAGATTCCCTCAGCAGACTTCAATGTTATTATAATAAGTCGTCTTACCTTCTCTTTTTCAGCACTTTCTCCGGAAAAGGGCAAGCGAGGATGTTACATTAAATACACACTTTTtgcaatattttatatagttatttttaaaataaggaatattgttataaaataatttataaaaataatattattttataaaaataatattattttataaaaatatttttattttaaaatatatattgtgaaatatattacGTATATttcattattctaaaaatattagttgAGGCAAAGAAGAACGATACATGCAAATTTAAAGCTCGTTAggatagtaaaataatatagttttaaatgagttaaataaaatattatattttaatattattattttttaaattaaaaataaaaactgaattatttattttattttgtgtaaaaatttaaaaaatttataaatatgatatgaaatgaaacgaAACTATTTCTGTATTCAAATAGGACCTAAATGTACAAGTCTTGtacaaacttataaaaaaaaaaaactttatatatataaaaggcttGCACAAAGCTGGTACATTTAAGACTTATCCCTAACATTATTCTAatgcaatataatatatatttgtaatggCTTAGGTTGAAAAATTaagagataaaattataagactgataaaaaaatctatttattttttcacttaaaaCATTAATCCATTCATTTTTCAATAAGATGTATCCAGTAAAATTTTAACAGATGTAAGCCAAACTCGTCTGCAATCTACGTTTATCATACAGTCATATTATGTTCATGCAATAATCTTTGAATCAGCTCTTAGCACACAATACAGTACCATAGAAATAGGATTAGACTATTTGAGTTACTCTCCAAATTCTCACCTCTAAAGTGAATTTACTGCCCCCTCTGTACAATCTGTTCATTTCCTAACAATGAGATTCCCAATTGTGCCTAACAGGTTTATGGGATTTATATCTCAACAACCCAAATTACATACAAACGATCTTCATTTGAATTTACAGATTATGTAAACTTTGATtccagaaataaaaaaattaaaaaaaaaaaacttcacaaaTTATGTAGTGAACATAGAAGAATGAACCACGACTTCAGAATTTTATAAACATGttaatcagaatcagagtcatgCCTCCTTTTCTCCTTGTCTTTCCTGTGTTTCCTCTTGTCATCCGAATCACGAGAATGCCGCTTCTCACGCCTTTCTGGCTTCTCTTTTTTCCACTCTTCGcaccttcttttcttttgaccACTTTCATTCTCGGATTCATTTTCTCTGGTGTTACTTGGTGACTGATCAGGCATAACCACCTTCTCCTCCTCAGTTGAAACATCCTCCACAGCAGGGTCAATGGAGCTCGTTGCTTCCCAAGGGCGAGGTGCTCTGCAGTTTGTAAAGGAATTCATGCAAGGGAGAAAAGGtaaaaaacaatgaaaagaaaCAGAAGGAACTGCATCAATTAGTACAAATGCCGTTGCCAAGATTAACATATACACTCGATGCATCtatgtaaaataaaactaaaagaacCAAAAGGTACTCAAAATCACCAAATTAGAGTTACAGAATATTTGAAGAACTTTTTCACAAGGTTTTTGCAAGTGATAAACATCATGAGAGATCATAAATCCAAACAGAAAATGCCAAATTGGACGAATATCATAAGGGCAGGACCCAATccctttggttttgtttttcacaTATAGGTATATACCTTGAGAAACCAAGACCGTGAACCTGAGCAGCTTCAGCATGGCCTGCACCCAAGTCCTCTGCAGTAGACCCTCGTTTCACAAGCTCAGAAAACTCATGCTTATCAAGCTGCTAGCACGTTTAGGAGCTAAGCCAAGGGCCTCCCTCATGGCCTGCTCCTCCTGTTCCTTAATTCTTT is drawn from Juglans regia cultivar Chandler chromosome 5, Walnut 2.0, whole genome shotgun sequence and contains these coding sequences:
- the LOC109002157 gene encoding uncharacterized protein At2g38710-like, with the translated sequence MVSANREMVVYCFDTLVSHYNSEDAPPPAFDEGHHPLFVTWKKVVNGGEPRLRGCIGTLEARWLINGFKDYALTSALKDRRFPPIQAKELPFLECTVSILIDYETANHYLDWEVGKHGIIIEFTDPDNNTRRSATYLPEVAAQEAWTKTEAIDSLMRKAGYNGTITESLRKRILLTRYQSTLFTMHYSEYLAYVKTTRGAAPSIVGAKPGNH